The Prosthecobacter dejongeii genome contains a region encoding:
- a CDS encoding tyrosine-type recombinase/integrase, with protein MFAPDPVCYLVSTKKQAPTREKRPRKDIRSDQNSTGKISKTAQKMHSYPKGDVRHWQERVRKVDSPDYSVQIAYRGQRHRFPLGTPIKEAAAKKALNIYQMLRSNGWEEALLKFKPASASPVKGATVGDLLAAVTELSNVRATTLRGYVATFRRIVADVEGIEATAGRFARCGDSRSTWLTAVDAVLLAKLTPDRIEAWKLRYVSSRAGRDETKARAARNSANSLIRMGKSLFAKRLLRLVTNRVVLPSPLPFDGVDLYPRQSMRYVSTMNVESLLSAARNKLAVEDPEAFKAFLLGLFAGLRRNEADKLRWESVDLDAGLIRVESQSDFAPKAETSLGEVPIDAEVTEILKKLRTSDPNAIYVMAADPPKRKFKVPRPVLTTEAAEPTWSKYRADQSFTRLVTWLRKHGVKARTPLHTLRKEAGSQIAAKDGLLDASRFLRHADVAITAQHYVAQKKRVTVGLGSLLATNTDNHQHLTQPRSKSQKPKSRRKPDKRGI; from the coding sequence GGGGATGTGCGGCATTGGCAGGAGCGAGTGAGGAAGGTGGATTCTCCTGACTACAGCGTTCAGATAGCCTATCGGGGACAGCGGCATCGATTCCCGCTTGGCACCCCCATCAAGGAGGCCGCAGCCAAAAAGGCACTGAACATTTATCAAATGCTTCGTAGCAATGGCTGGGAGGAAGCATTGTTAAAATTCAAGCCAGCGTCGGCGTCACCGGTTAAAGGCGCGACGGTGGGTGACTTGCTGGCAGCGGTGACGGAGCTGTCAAATGTGAGAGCAACGACGTTGCGTGGCTATGTCGCAACCTTCAGACGCATCGTGGCCGATGTCGAAGGCATTGAGGCTACAGCAGGCCGTTTTGCTCGCTGCGGCGACAGTCGTAGCACCTGGCTCACCGCAGTGGATGCTGTGCTGTTGGCAAAACTTACTCCTGATCGGATTGAGGCTTGGAAACTCCGCTACGTCAGCAGCCGGGCAGGCAGAGATGAGACCAAAGCACGCGCTGCTCGCAACAGTGCAAATTCACTCATCCGCATGGGTAAGAGCCTCTTTGCAAAACGCCTTTTGCGTCTGGTCACCAACCGTGTCGTTCTGCCTTCCCCACTCCCATTTGACGGAGTGGACCTCTATCCACGTCAGTCGATGCGCTACGTTTCAACCATGAACGTCGAATCCCTCCTCTCAGCCGCACGTAACAAACTGGCGGTTGAGGACCCCGAGGCATTCAAAGCATTTTTGCTGGGGCTATTTGCTGGTCTGCGGCGGAACGAAGCGGACAAGCTCCGCTGGGAATCCGTGGACCTCGACGCAGGTTTGATCCGCGTAGAATCCCAATCCGATTTTGCTCCCAAGGCCGAAACCAGTTTGGGTGAAGTGCCCATAGACGCTGAAGTGACAGAGATCTTAAAGAAGCTCAGAACGAGTGATCCAAACGCCATTTATGTCATGGCCGCCGATCCACCCAAACGGAAATTCAAAGTGCCGCGACCTGTCCTAACGACCGAGGCGGCGGAACCTACCTGGAGTAAGTACAGGGCTGACCAAAGTTTTACTCGCCTCGTCACATGGTTGCGTAAGCACGGTGTCAAGGCCCGCACGCCTCTGCACACGTTGAGGAAGGAAGCTGGCTCACAGATCGCAGCAAAAGATGGATTATTGGACGCTTCCCGGTTCTTGCGCCATGCCGACGTTGCCATCACGGCGCAACACTATGTTGCCCAAAAGAAGCGCGTTACGGTCGGCCTCGGATCATTACTCGCCACCAACACTGACAATCACCAACACTTGACTCAACCACGCTCGAAATCACAAAAGCCGAAGTCGAGGAGGAAGCCAGATAAGCGAGGGATTTGA
- a CDS encoding DUF6932 family protein, protein MIPPHDQFGLLPPGLHWTADPNELAKRFAVGARRRRLFDGFIEGSYLLRLAGCRFVYLDGSFVTTKELPEDFDACWDPLGVQLEKLDPVFFDFNNFRQAQKARFGGEFFPSGAQAEGPARTFFEFFQINKDTGAPKGLVAFKLSSLQ, encoded by the coding sequence ATGATTCCGCCTCACGATCAATTCGGACTGCTGCCCCCAGGGCTGCACTGGACAGCTGACCCTAACGAGTTGGCCAAACGATTCGCAGTCGGAGCAAGACGACGTCGACTTTTCGACGGCTTCATTGAAGGTTCGTATTTGCTCCGATTGGCAGGCTGCCGATTTGTGTATCTGGATGGTAGTTTCGTAACAACTAAAGAATTACCGGAAGATTTTGACGCCTGCTGGGACCCTTTAGGGGTACAACTTGAAAAGCTTGATCCAGTGTTTTTTGACTTCAATAATTTCAGGCAAGCTCAAAAAGCAAGATTTGGGGGAGAGTTTTTTCCGAGTGGAGCTCAAGCCGAAGGACCAGCACGAACTTTCTTCGAATTCTTTCAAATTAATAAAGATACCGGTGCTCCAAAAGGATTAGTGGCATTCAAACTTTCTTCACTCCAATGA
- a CDS encoding helix-turn-helix domain-containing protein encodes MIKNERQYRISKSQLDRFVERISEIGTSENAFAEIHRAAHQSEIDLLSLQISEYEALVRGDISVFSVSSLDDLPSSLIKARIARGKTQKELAAILGLKEQQVQRWEADNYEAASLATLKSVATALNVGVASDLIVMKSASDMPRLLHRLAACGFDKAMLARILPANSYTALISGLGSGEAIWNALVELSSVFGISIRRLLDADSSLPFAFGSRVRYKLRTNADSEKVDAFTVYAHYVAALACKACEHVPMIAIPQEWSSFRDAILADFGKISLQSVLDYTWNCGIIVIPICYSGAFHGAVWKISGRHVIVVKQNTSQTARWLFDLLHEIGHVVNNHVSETSAVIEIEPIGQKESDTDDDETVANEWAEDVLFDGDSDRIEKAVVKAASGNVKMMKAAIEKVADTFEMDVGVLANHMAWRLADQQINWWGAAENLQKGLIAPDEIVRKGLLTHVNLAVLNEFDRDMFIRAIEKQ; translated from the coding sequence ATGATCAAGAACGAAAGACAGTACCGCATATCAAAGAGCCAGTTGGATCGGTTCGTTGAAAGAATAAGTGAAATTGGCACTAGCGAAAATGCCTTCGCAGAGATTCACCGAGCTGCACATCAATCTGAAATTGATTTACTTAGCCTCCAAATTTCAGAATATGAAGCCTTAGTGAGGGGGGATATATCAGTATTTTCTGTTTCGTCACTAGATGATCTTCCTTCATCGCTAATTAAAGCCCGCATCGCCAGAGGCAAGACTCAAAAAGAACTGGCCGCAATATTGGGTCTAAAAGAGCAACAAGTGCAAAGATGGGAGGCCGATAACTATGAAGCGGCGAGCTTGGCAACTCTGAAATCCGTCGCTACGGCACTTAATGTTGGGGTAGCCAGCGATCTGATTGTAATGAAATCAGCAAGCGATATGCCGAGATTGCTCCATCGTTTGGCGGCTTGTGGGTTTGATAAGGCAATGCTAGCCAGAATACTTCCAGCTAATTCTTACACTGCACTAATATCTGGCTTGGGTTCGGGCGAGGCCATTTGGAATGCCTTGGTAGAACTTAGCTCAGTATTTGGTATATCAATTCGACGGCTACTCGATGCTGATTCATCGCTTCCATTTGCATTTGGCTCAAGGGTTCGATATAAATTACGCACTAACGCAGACAGCGAGAAAGTCGATGCATTTACAGTTTACGCTCATTATGTCGCTGCGCTTGCGTGTAAAGCTTGTGAACACGTACCGATGATCGCTATTCCGCAAGAGTGGTCGAGTTTCAGAGATGCCATATTAGCTGATTTTGGCAAAATAAGCCTTCAGTCAGTTTTGGATTACACTTGGAATTGCGGGATTATTGTCATTCCTATTTGCTATAGCGGTGCATTTCATGGAGCTGTTTGGAAAATAAGCGGAAGACATGTAATAGTAGTCAAACAAAACACTAGCCAAACTGCTCGATGGTTATTTGACCTGCTTCATGAAATAGGACACGTAGTTAACAACCACGTATCTGAAACATCAGCGGTGATCGAAATTGAACCCATCGGTCAAAAAGAGTCGGATACTGATGATGATGAAACCGTAGCAAATGAATGGGCTGAAGATGTTCTTTTTGATGGTGATAGTGACAGAATCGAGAAAGCCGTGGTCAAAGCGGCCAGCGGTAATGTTAAGATGATGAAAGCCGCTATAGAGAAGGTTGCAGACACTTTCGAAATGGACGTAGGCGTACTTGCCAATCACATGGCCTGGAGGCTTGCGGATCAACAGATTAATTGGTGGGGAGCCGCCGAGAATCTTCAAAAAGGTCTAATTGCCCCAGATGAGATCGTCAGAAAGGGTTTGCTCACTCATGTAAATCTTGCCGTACTAAATGAGTTTGATCGTGATATGTTTATTCGTGCAATAGAAAAACAATAA
- a CDS encoding DUF4186 family protein, translated as MPKKREKLDIKCTDFKCAEDEHCFSPKKPPKERRHSPSICTNCGASPIEWDLLHKRDINNISILVSSLKKEHIRAYFWRNDISWVSKRRPLMIGRQRLEKKVRLRLKKSIGLGHHFREGQQTPLLRDDDPIHYAQHATATCCRKCVFYWHGIPEERDLLQAELDYLEKVIWAYLNVKLPDLLDEENRVQSELDLSL; from the coding sequence ATGCCTAAAAAAAGAGAAAAGCTGGATATTAAATGCACGGACTTCAAGTGTGCTGAAGACGAACATTGCTTCAGTCCCAAGAAACCACCGAAAGAAAGACGCCACTCGCCCAGCATTTGCACGAATTGCGGAGCATCTCCAATTGAGTGGGACCTACTACATAAACGAGATATTAACAACATCAGTATACTGGTTAGTAGCCTGAAAAAGGAGCACATACGCGCATACTTTTGGAGGAATGACATATCGTGGGTATCAAAACGTCGCCCCCTCATGATAGGTCGCCAGCGCCTGGAAAAAAAAGTTCGTTTGCGGCTTAAAAAATCCATAGGCTTAGGACATCACTTTCGTGAAGGACAACAAACTCCCTTGCTGCGAGACGATGATCCTATTCATTACGCACAACATGCAACAGCAACCTGTTGTAGGAAATGTGTCTTTTATTGGCATGGCATCCCCGAGGAACGGGATCTCCTGCAAGCTGAACTGGATTACCTTGAAAAGGTGATTTGGGCATATCTAAATGTTAAATTACCAGATCTGCTCGATGAAGAAAACCGGGTTCAATCTGAATTGGATTTGTCATTATGA
- a CDS encoding TolC family protein: MRSLCYFVIIMALPSLPAAETKPAASSISELVSRTLTANPEIRFYEAEIASAKATRTTAGRLSNPELSLEIGQNRVSSADSRSNGLAFSAALAQPIEWPGRLGLRKAIANRDITLAELGLERFRFHLASRVRVLAYTLAAQQEISAAASEVASRYAALREVMVQREPAGIAPQLEIVTIEAAALVAESRAATAAVAVQKILLELNQLMGRRADTPLVVKRSGFDMKTPPSLDSLLGTAMQNHYDLRIRRTELEQQGFKVELAKNERYPSFTVGPYVEVQNTKSQEDQTVGGLGISFPLPFWKSGKAEVASAEARLSQAQATLNAAQREVERLVTESMLLFKTQQSRVLLWKGDAITRFSEAAALADRHYRLGAVPTATFVELQDKYLEAVESISEAQSQALEAGLMLEELTGAIGSLITLSAPKP; encoded by the coding sequence ATGCGTTCCCTCTGTTACTTTGTCATTATCATGGCTTTGCCATCGCTCCCTGCGGCGGAGACCAAACCTGCCGCCAGTTCTATTTCAGAACTTGTTTCCCGCACACTGACGGCCAATCCGGAGATTCGCTTCTATGAGGCGGAGATTGCCTCGGCGAAGGCCACACGCACTACGGCAGGCAGGCTTTCAAATCCTGAACTGAGCCTCGAAATCGGGCAGAACCGCGTCTCATCGGCAGACAGTCGCTCAAATGGCCTGGCCTTCTCAGCCGCTCTGGCGCAGCCCATCGAATGGCCAGGAAGACTGGGGCTGCGCAAGGCCATTGCGAATCGTGACATTACCCTTGCTGAGCTTGGTTTGGAACGCTTTCGCTTTCATCTCGCCTCCCGAGTGCGGGTGCTGGCCTACACGCTCGCAGCACAGCAGGAAATATCTGCTGCGGCCAGCGAGGTCGCTTCACGTTATGCGGCGTTGCGTGAGGTCATGGTGCAGCGAGAGCCCGCAGGTATTGCCCCCCAATTGGAGATAGTGACCATTGAGGCGGCGGCACTGGTAGCGGAGTCGCGGGCAGCGACAGCCGCTGTAGCAGTGCAAAAGATACTCTTGGAACTGAACCAGCTCATGGGCCGCCGTGCCGACACGCCTCTCGTGGTTAAGCGATCCGGGTTTGACATGAAGACCCCACCCTCCCTTGACTCATTGCTGGGCACAGCCATGCAGAACCATTACGATCTGCGTATCCGGCGCACGGAGCTTGAGCAGCAGGGGTTCAAGGTCGAACTCGCCAAAAACGAACGTTATCCCTCTTTCACCGTCGGTCCCTACGTTGAAGTTCAGAACACGAAAAGCCAGGAGGATCAAACTGTCGGCGGACTCGGCATTTCCTTTCCGCTGCCATTCTGGAAGTCTGGCAAAGCCGAAGTCGCCTCGGCGGAGGCGCGGCTGTCACAAGCCCAGGCTACATTAAACGCTGCCCAACGGGAGGTCGAAAGACTGGTCACCGAGTCCATGTTGCTGTTCAAAACCCAGCAGTCACGCGTGCTGCTGTGGAAAGGAGATGCCATCACGAGATTCAGTGAAGCGGCAGCGCTGGCGGATCGCCATTACCGTCTTGGCGCAGTCCCCACAGCGACCTTTGTCGAACTCCAGGACAAGTATCTCGAAGCGGTCGAGTCCATCAGCGAGGCGCAGTCCCAGGCGCTCGAAGCCGGGCTCATGCTGGAAGAACTCACTGGCGCGATTGGCTCTCTCATCACCCTCAGCGCACCGAAGCCTTGA
- a CDS encoding efflux RND transporter periplasmic adaptor subunit has protein sequence MKLLFSILCLPIAAALNSCSQSNASPTHTAAPENGAQFREGKGVSLTTLMMESIGLQTAEVQEEKIAPSFTVNLQSIQRGSEASGWLTEAQAQQVKPGMDVEISSTIGSVLRIEKAPYLTLGDYEVTVQTAAPVEAGAALTATFRFPASDAVTAIPKAALLTTAEGTFVYAKNDEFYLRTPVKVGSASGEHVEITDGLYTGDEIVTTPVMSLWLAELQILRGGKACNCGH, from the coding sequence ATGAAACTTTTATTTTCCATTCTTTGCCTTCCCATAGCCGCAGCACTCAACAGTTGCAGTCAATCCAACGCCAGTCCAACTCACACAGCTGCACCGGAAAACGGCGCGCAGTTTAGAGAGGGCAAAGGTGTTTCCCTCACCACGCTCATGATGGAATCCATCGGCCTGCAAACGGCTGAGGTTCAGGAGGAAAAAATTGCACCATCCTTCACCGTTAATTTGCAGTCTATACAGCGGGGAAGTGAAGCCAGCGGCTGGCTTACCGAAGCCCAGGCCCAGCAGGTGAAGCCCGGCATGGATGTGGAAATCAGCTCCACCATAGGCAGCGTGCTCCGCATCGAGAAGGCCCCTTATCTGACCCTCGGTGACTATGAAGTGACGGTGCAAACAGCCGCACCTGTTGAAGCAGGTGCCGCTCTCACTGCGACCTTCCGCTTTCCTGCGAGCGATGCCGTCACTGCGATTCCAAAAGCCGCACTGCTCACGACCGCCGAAGGCACGTTTGTCTATGCTAAGAACGACGAGTTTTACCTGCGTACTCCAGTTAAAGTTGGATCAGCAAGCGGCGAACATGTGGAGATCACCGATGGCCTCTACACTGGGGATGAGATCGTCACCACACCTGTGATGTCGCTCTGGCTTGCCGAACTGCAAATCCTACGCGGCGGCAAGGCCTGCAACTGCGGCCACTAG
- a CDS encoding efflux RND transporter permease subunit, with protein sequence MLAHLITIAMRHRAAVLLAMLVLLGIGSWSALHLPIDAVPDITNPQVQINTAVSALAPEEIEKLVTFPIESEMAGLPQMIELRSLSKFGLSQVTMVFHDDVDLFRIRQLVTERLQAVLDELPPGLTPKLAPVATGLGEIFYYSLDYSDDAKTKPATREAQLMELAQIQEYQVKPLLRSTPGVAEVNTNGGYQKQIVIKPDPARLAERGLSLDMLAEIVEQNTRNAGGGYVEIGGEQLIVRAVSRVNDIEQILAIPLKFAGGVKPILISEVATVSIGSAFRSGAATDDGDEALVGAAIMLAGESSRQVAEAVRAKLTDIQAKLPHGVVIRTLYDRSNLVSRTIATVERNLTEGALLVVVVLFALLGNFRAAFIVALVIPLSMLFAMTGMVRYHISGNLMSLGAIDFGLIIDGAVVMVENIVRHLGERQHALGRRLTASERTEEVVKSAKEVANPMFFGVLIITVVYVPILALQGIEGKMFKPMALVVMLALGGSLVLAVTLMPVLCSYLLGGKIQEKDNWLVTFTKRLYTPLLNFGLRFRLLVVLPMLVLFGSSLWVFSRLGSEFIPQLDEGDFAFQLIRSSSAGLSSSLDLQKQSEAVIRREFPEVKEIFSRIGTAEIATDPMNPNVADTYLMLNPRDQWRKENGTIISKERLGELMRKALLDQVPGQNILVTQPIQMRFNEIMAGARADLVCKVFGDSYDELERLAGEVRTAIASIRGGGETEFDSIGKNPMIEIQPDREAMRKFNVHADELNRLVETALAGKEVGTFIEGNRRSSIVVRLAEDRRADLEGMKRLALRTEDGGMLALGQVAKIVLVPQPVQIAREDTQRRVSILINVRGRDTEGFVEEATNLIRETVTFPDGYYFEFGGQFKNLQEAKARLLIVVPLALALIYVLIFLSFGSLRQATLIFMCVPLAVTGGIFALHLRGMPFTISAAVGFIALSGIAVLNGIMLISFINQLRSEGRELREAVVEGTLTRLRPKLMTALVASLGFLPMALATGAGAEVQRPIATVVIGGILTSTFLTLLVVPVLYDWIERKTKPQPKLNQLPT encoded by the coding sequence ATGCTCGCCCATCTCATCACCATCGCTATGCGGCATCGTGCCGCCGTGTTGCTTGCCATGCTGGTTCTTCTCGGCATCGGCTCGTGGTCGGCCCTCCATCTGCCCATTGATGCTGTCCCGGACATCACCAACCCACAGGTGCAGATCAACACCGCTGTTTCCGCTCTCGCCCCAGAAGAGATCGAAAAGCTGGTCACCTTTCCCATTGAAAGCGAAATGGCGGGATTGCCGCAGATGATCGAACTTCGCTCATTGTCGAAGTTTGGGCTTTCACAAGTCACGATGGTTTTCCATGACGATGTAGATCTGTTCCGCATTCGCCAACTCGTCACCGAGCGCCTACAAGCTGTGCTGGACGAACTGCCGCCAGGACTTACGCCGAAGCTGGCACCCGTTGCCACTGGGCTGGGAGAAATCTTCTATTACAGTCTTGATTACAGCGACGACGCAAAAACCAAACCCGCCACCCGTGAGGCGCAGCTCATGGAACTCGCACAAATTCAGGAATATCAGGTGAAGCCATTGCTGCGCAGTACGCCCGGCGTTGCGGAGGTTAACACCAACGGCGGTTATCAAAAGCAAATCGTCATCAAACCTGATCCCGCCCGTCTTGCCGAACGAGGTCTTTCGCTCGACATGCTGGCAGAGATCGTCGAGCAAAACACCCGCAATGCAGGCGGAGGCTATGTCGAGATCGGTGGCGAACAGCTTATTGTCCGCGCTGTCAGTCGCGTGAACGACATCGAACAAATCCTCGCCATACCGCTCAAGTTTGCAGGTGGTGTAAAGCCCATCCTCATCAGCGAAGTGGCCACGGTGAGCATCGGCAGCGCCTTTCGTTCTGGAGCGGCTACCGACGACGGAGACGAGGCCCTTGTGGGTGCCGCCATCATGCTTGCAGGTGAAAGCTCACGACAAGTTGCTGAAGCCGTGCGGGCGAAGCTTACCGACATCCAGGCCAAGCTGCCGCACGGCGTTGTCATCAGGACGCTCTATGATCGCAGCAATCTTGTCAGCCGCACGATTGCCACGGTGGAGAGGAATCTTACCGAAGGGGCTTTGCTCGTCGTTGTGGTGCTGTTTGCGCTGCTTGGGAACTTTCGCGCTGCCTTCATCGTCGCCCTCGTCATTCCGCTTTCCATGCTCTTTGCCATGACGGGGATGGTGCGCTATCACATCAGTGGGAATCTGATGAGCCTCGGGGCCATCGACTTTGGCCTGATCATTGATGGCGCTGTGGTGATGGTCGAAAACATCGTCCGCCATCTAGGCGAGCGACAGCACGCGCTTGGTCGCAGGCTCACCGCCAGCGAGCGCACTGAAGAAGTGGTTAAGTCCGCCAAGGAGGTTGCCAATCCAATGTTCTTCGGCGTGTTGATCATCACGGTCGTTTATGTGCCCATCCTTGCGCTCCAAGGCATTGAAGGGAAGATGTTCAAGCCCATGGCGCTGGTTGTCATGCTGGCGCTAGGTGGTTCGCTTGTGCTGGCGGTGACCTTGATGCCCGTGCTGTGTTCGTATTTGCTCGGCGGAAAGATTCAGGAAAAAGACAACTGGCTCGTCACTTTCACCAAGCGGCTTTACACACCGCTCCTGAACTTTGGCCTTCGCTTCCGCCTGCTTGTCGTGCTGCCTATGCTCGTCCTGTTCGGTTCCTCGCTCTGGGTGTTCTCACGTCTCGGTTCGGAATTCATTCCGCAACTTGATGAGGGCGACTTCGCCTTTCAGCTTATTCGCAGCAGCAGTGCCGGGCTTTCCTCTTCGCTTGATTTGCAGAAACAGAGCGAGGCTGTCATTCGACGCGAATTCCCGGAGGTTAAGGAAATCTTCTCCCGCATCGGCACGGCGGAGATCGCGACCGACCCGATGAACCCGAACGTCGCCGATACCTACCTCATGCTCAATCCGCGTGACCAGTGGCGGAAAGAGAATGGCACAATCATCAGCAAAGAACGCCTCGGTGAACTCATGCGAAAGGCATTGCTCGATCAGGTGCCCGGCCAAAACATCCTGGTTACCCAGCCTATCCAGATGCGCTTCAATGAGATCATGGCAGGAGCCCGCGCCGACCTTGTATGCAAAGTCTTTGGAGACAGTTACGATGAACTCGAACGTCTCGCCGGCGAAGTCCGCACTGCCATTGCCAGCATTCGTGGCGGAGGCGAGACGGAGTTCGACAGCATTGGCAAAAACCCCATGATTGAGATCCAGCCGGATCGCGAAGCCATGCGCAAGTTCAACGTTCATGCGGACGAATTGAACCGACTTGTGGAAACCGCACTCGCCGGAAAAGAGGTCGGTACGTTCATTGAAGGAAATCGCCGTAGCTCCATCGTCGTCCGTCTGGCTGAAGACCGCCGAGCAGATCTCGAAGGCATGAAACGCCTCGCTTTGCGTACCGAGGATGGCGGCATGCTGGCGCTTGGCCAGGTTGCCAAGATCGTGCTGGTGCCCCAGCCTGTTCAGATCGCCCGTGAAGATACACAGCGCCGTGTCAGCATCCTTATCAACGTGAGAGGGCGCGATACCGAGGGTTTTGTGGAAGAGGCCACAAACCTCATTCGCGAGACGGTCACATTTCCCGATGGCTATTACTTCGAGTTTGGCGGCCAGTTTAAGAATCTGCAAGAGGCCAAAGCGCGACTGCTGATTGTCGTGCCTCTCGCGCTCGCCTTGATCTATGTTCTCATTTTCCTGAGCTTTGGTTCATTGAGGCAGGCCACGCTTATCTTCATGTGTGTGCCTCTCGCCGTCACTGGCGGCATCTTCGCTCTGCACCTCCGAGGAATGCCTTTCACCATCAGCGCAGCGGTGGGATTTATCGCCCTCAGCGGTATCGCCGTTCTTAATGGCATCATGCTCATCAGCTTCATTAATCAACTGCGCAGCGAAGGCCGGGAGCTGCGCGAGGCCGTGGTCGAAGGAACCCTCACCCGTCTGCGGCCCAAACTCATGACCGCCCTTGTCGCCAGCCTCGGTTTCCTGCCCATGGCGCTCGCCACCGGAGCCGGAGCCGAAGTGCAACGGCCCATCGCCACCGTCGTCATTGGTGGCATCCTCACCTCGACTTTCCTCACCCTGCTCGTCGTCCCTGTGCTCTACGACTGGATTGAACGGAAGACCAAGCCGCAACCGAAACTAAACCAACTGCCGACATGA
- a CDS encoding TolC family protein, which translates to MLRSTFLLLPLLCAAASSASAVTLTLSDIGSRVRASHPSLKAARMAVEEARARQLGAGRLSNPSVGLDSRNETFLSPGEVILSLDQSFPITRRLRLEKQLTGQLVTAAELEVKDAERSLISDAQTLAVQILAIEQQRGLRQQQTALATKLSAFVAGRAKAGELSALDAAQAQVDAQRLIVEARKLEGESRSLLGTLKPMLDLDPDEALSISGTLPEMGVPGKGANWIMRADYQLAEAKLIASQTDIGLAKANKWQDVSAGIFAGPEYQNASGDDRRTNGVIGFRISLPLPFWNKNEGQVAEKTAAAERVRLEQAALAKQIRSDVENARKDMQTSYDLAHETRDKLLPLVIEQTGKLEKAYESGQTDLLTILRAREQRLQLEAAALDAVRDFHLARIRYETAIGKHAPAVPVTSTKR; encoded by the coding sequence ATGCTTCGCTCTACCTTTTTGCTTCTACCACTGCTGTGTGCAGCCGCCTCGTCGGCATCTGCCGTTACTCTCACCCTTTCGGACATTGGATCAAGGGTCCGCGCCTCGCACCCGTCTCTCAAGGCCGCTCGCATGGCTGTGGAGGAGGCTCGTGCTCGCCAGCTCGGTGCCGGGCGGCTTTCGAATCCCTCAGTGGGCTTGGATTCACGCAATGAAACATTTCTTTCACCAGGCGAGGTCATCCTATCTCTCGATCAGTCTTTCCCAATCACTAGGCGCTTGCGGCTGGAGAAGCAGCTCACCGGGCAGCTCGTTACCGCAGCGGAGCTGGAGGTGAAAGATGCCGAACGGAGTTTGATTTCTGATGCGCAAACTTTGGCAGTACAGATTCTCGCAATTGAGCAGCAACGGGGGTTGCGCCAGCAGCAGACAGCGTTGGCGACAAAACTCTCAGCGTTCGTTGCCGGACGCGCAAAGGCAGGTGAACTCTCGGCGCTGGATGCCGCACAGGCTCAAGTGGACGCACAACGCCTCATTGTGGAAGCCCGCAAGCTGGAAGGCGAGAGCCGCAGCCTGTTGGGCACTCTCAAGCCTATGCTAGACCTTGACCCAGATGAGGCTCTGTCGATCTCCGGCACCCTCCCTGAAATGGGCGTGCCCGGCAAAGGTGCAAATTGGATAATGCGTGCAGATTATCAGCTCGCTGAAGCCAAGCTCATCGCTTCTCAAACCGACATCGGTCTTGCCAAAGCCAACAAGTGGCAGGACGTGAGCGCTGGCATCTTCGCCGGGCCAGAATATCAAAATGCATCTGGAGATGATCGACGGACCAATGGTGTGATTGGTTTCCGCATCTCGCTTCCGTTACCGTTTTGGAACAAGAACGAGGGGCAAGTGGCCGAGAAAACCGCCGCTGCGGAGCGTGTGCGCCTGGAGCAAGCGGCGCTTGCCAAGCAAATCCGTAGTGATGTGGAGAATGCCCGGAAAGACATGCAGACCAGCTATGATCTCGCACACGAAACCCGCGACAAGCTGCTTCCGCTCGTGATCGAGCAGACTGGCAAGCTCGAAAAAGCCTACGAGAGCGGCCAGACCGACTTGCTCACGATTCTCCGCGCCCGCGAGCAGCGCCTGCAACTCGAAGCCGCAGCTCTGGATGCCGTGCGTGACTTTCACCTCGCCCGTATCCGCTACGAGACGGCCATCGGCAAGCACGCGCCCGCAGTGCCAGTCACTTCTACAAAACGCTAA